One window of the Salvia splendens isolate huo1 chromosome 1, SspV2, whole genome shotgun sequence genome contains the following:
- the LOC121745410 gene encoding 2-methylpropanoate--CoA ligase CCL4-like has product MKTLSHTQYSSISSSSSSLFQHNPTLQWQKQRCKVYHTYPPLSRTIIRASLSYSVSNKASPAAVMPPETKVQPRRAANETPLTPINYLERAAVVYGDCPAILYNDTVRTWSEMYRRCLKLASSIAALGIKRGDVVSVVAPNIPAMSELHFAVPMAGTILNTINLRLDANAIANLLQHSGSKLIFADCQSESLVHEAVSLLPPHLHRPTLVVVGDDACESCSVDCCIDYENMVEGGDEDFKWLRPLSEWDPITLNYTSGTTSSPKGVVHCHRGAFLMSVDSLLDWSVPKQPVYLWTLPMFHANGWSYAWGMAAVGGVNVCLRRVDAPSVYEAIDKYGVTHMCGAPVVLSMLTNHPRTKPLKSAVHIMTAGAPPPPVVLGRAEALGFIVSHGYGLTETGGLVVSCAWKKDWAQLSGTERAKLKARQGVRTVAFGEMDVVEADTGKSVARDGVTMGEIVLRGGSVMLGYLKDQEGTKKSMRDNGWFYTGDVGVMHPDGYLEVKDRSKDVIICGGENLSSVEVEAVLYAHPAINEAAVVARPDAFWGETPCAFVSFKEGAAEKPTEKEIREFCKARLPLYMVPRTVVFQPELPKTSTGKVQKFQLRNMAKDLGKVYV; this is encoded by the exons ATGAAGACTCTCTCACACACTCAATACTCCTcaatctcttcttcctcctcctccctcttcCAACATAACCCAACTTTGCAATGGCAGAAGCAGAGGTGTAAGGTATACcatacctacccacccctaagCAGAACCATCATCAGAGCTTCGCTCTCATACTCCGTCTCCAACAAGGCATCACCCGCAGCAGTGATGCCTCCAGAGACAAAGGTACAACCGCGAAGAGCAGCAAATGAAACCCCTCTCACACCAATAAACTATCTCGAACGAGCCGCGGTCGTGTATGGCGATTGCCCCGCCATTCTATACAACGACACGGTCCGCACGTGGTCCGAGATGTATAGGAGGTGCCTGAAGCTGGCCTCGTCCATCGCCGCCCTCGGCATCAAGCGAGGCGACGTTGTCTCGGTCGTCGCGCCAAACATTCCTGCCATGTCCGAGCTACACTTTGCCGTCCCCATGGCCGGCACCATCCTGAACACGATCAACCTCCGCCTCGACGCCAACGCCATCGCCAATTTGCTCCAGCACAGCGGCTCCAAGCTCATCTTCGCCGACTGCCAGTCCGAGTCCCTCGTCCACGAGGCCGTCTCGCTCCTCCCTCCGCATCTCCACCGCCCGACCTTAGTCGTCGTAGGCGACGACGCCTGCGAGAGCTGCTCCGTGGACTGCTGCATCGACTACGAGAACATGGTGGAGGGCGGGGACGAGGATTTCAAGTGGCTGAGGCCGCTGAGCGAGTGGGACCCGATCACCCTCAACTACACATCGGGGACCACCTCCTCTCCAAAAGGAGTGGTGCACTGCCACCGTGGCGCCTTCTTGATGTCGGTGGACTCGCTGCTTGACTGGTCCGTGCCCAAGCAGCCGGTCTACCTGTGGACGCTGCCGATGTTCCACGCCAACGGGTGGAGCTACGCGTGGGGCATGGCCGCGGTTGGGGGCGTCAACGTTTGCCTCCGCCGCGTTGACGCGCCCTCCGTGTACGAGGCCATTGACAAGTACGGAGTGACGCACATGTGCGGCGCACCAGTTGTGCTCAGCATGCTCACGAACCATCCCAGGACAAAGCCGTTGAAGTCGGCCGTCCACATTATGACAGCCGGAGCGCCGCCTCCGCCGGTGGTGCTGGGGCGGGCAGAGGCGCTGGGGTTCATTGTCAGCCACGGGTATGGTCTGACGGAGACTGGGGGTTTGGTGGTGAGCTGCGCGTGGAAAAAGGACTGGGCTCAATTAAGTG GGACGGAGAGGGCAAAGCTGAAGGCAAGGCAAGGAGTGAGGACTGTGGCGTTCGGAGAAATGGACGTCGTGGAGGCGGACACAGGGAAGAGCGTGGCGAGGGACGGGGTTACAATGGGGGAGATCGTGCTACGCGGCGGGAGCGTCATGCTAGGATACCTGAAAGACCAAGAGGGGACCAAGAAGAGCATGAGAGACAATGGCTGGTTCTACACGGGAGACGTCGGGGTCATGCACCCCGACGGCTACCTGGAGGTCAAGGACAGGTCCAAGGATGTGATCATCTGCGGTGGTGAGAATCTCAGCAGCGTCGAGGTCGAGGCCGTCCTCTACGCCCACCCGGCCATCAACGAGGCCGCCGTTGTGGCCCGTCCCGACGCCTTTTGGGGGGAGACGCCGTGCGCATTTGTGAGCTTCAAGGAGGGCGCGGCTGAAAAGCCCACGGAGAAGGAGATCAGGGAATTCTGCAAGGCAAGGCTGCCGCTGTACATGGTGCCGAGAACCGTCGTCTTCCAGCCGGAGCTGCCCAAGACTTCCACTGGAAAAGTTCAGAAGTTTCAGCTTAGAAACATGGCCAAGGATTTGGGCAAGGTTTATGTTTAA
- the LOC121751468 gene encoding IN2-2 protein-like has translation MDSKYVFPQKFSPNIFFKIIPSLHLFKVNPQLKPNNPSFSLALSLLCSSGVTFLDTSDLYGPHTNEILIGKALKGGMREKVQLATKFGIIYQDGKVEVRGDPAYVRLSCEASLKRLDVDCIDLYYVHRIDKRVPIEVTVAWRGRGTWPF, from the exons ATGGACTCCAAATATGTTTTCCCTCAGAAGTTTTCGCCCaacattttcttcaaaatcaTTCCATCTCTCCATCTCTTCAAAGTAAATCCCCAATTGAAACCTAACAACCCTAGCTTCTCCTTGGCCCTCTCTCTTCTCTGTTCAAG TGGCGTCACCTTTCTCGACACCTCCGACCTCTACGGTCCCCACACCAACGAGATCCTCATCGGAAAA GCTTTGAAAGGGGGGATGAGGGAGAAAGTGCAACTTGCTACTAAGTTTGGGATAATATATCAGGATGGGAAGGTTGAGGTACGTGGTGACCCAGCATATGTGAGGTTATCATGTGAGGCGAGCTTGAAGCGTCTTGATGTTGACTGCATTGATCTCTATTATGTTCATCGGATTGACAAGCGTGTGCCCATAGAAGTCACT GTCGCGTGGCGTGGGAGAGGTACTTGGCCCTTTTAG